One Panulirus ornatus isolate Po-2019 chromosome 20, ASM3632096v1, whole genome shotgun sequence genomic window, AGTTCGGTAGTGAAAGGATTATAGGAAATGAGATTGTACACACagttagataagaaaaaaatgtgtGCCACTGTCTTCATAAAAGACTGTGactgtaggaagaaaagaaagtaagCTTTGATGTCTTCCAACGATTTCTCTATTttatagtaataacgataataaaatATTCTAGAAAACTGTCGTTTACTGATATAACCTCCTACCTGCACGACTGTATTCTGTTCAAGGTAATAGGAATTTATTGTAACATAGGAATGAATTAGATCCTTTATTTTCAGCGCTGTTTTACTGGTTGCCTACCAATGATAAGGGATGACTAAGATAAACTGAAACGATTGGTGAATCTTATCAATGAGACTTCTCTCCCATCAGACCTTGAGAGCTCTTATATCCTCATCAGTAAATCTTTCTCTTCTCAAATGATCCCTTGAGTGTAACTTGAATATAAAGAAACCAAGTCAAAGCTGTTTTTATCAGATCAGGAGAAGGCCAGAAGGAAGAATTAGTGACCTAGGATACACTGTGGATCGATCATCCTAACTTTGAATTGAAGAAGCTCCCGAAGGTATTGCAGGCAGAGAGGAAATCTAAAGGCAGGGGTAACATTCCCCGAGTAACAAAATCCCGCACGGGGCAAGAGAAATGCCGATGTGTGTCCAGGTAAGATATAGTGGGATACTACAGACATGGAGATAAGCTGCTACAGATGTCAGAGGTTTAGGAATGTGAGAGCCAAGGGCACATAAACAGACAGGTGCAGGGTTTGCTTCAAACAGCACGTGACGGGGCAGTATAGGCTGTATGTCTCTCATCTATAGCTGGAAGAATTATATTTAGAGTCGGAACTGTTCACTGAAACCTCGAAAgaagcttcagagagagagagagagagagagagagagagagagagagagagagagagagagagagagagagagagagctctgcgaGACATCATTTCATTCCTGCTCCACAGCCTCAAACCCAGTTTTGGGTCGAACAGTTGTAGCAGCTTCATATGAACCCTCAAGATAAACTAGACTTCACACTGTTCCCAGTCCTCTCTAGTCTAGAAATCTGCCACCAGAGGTTTCGTAATCCCCATCCTAGTGGACTAAGGCTCCACAACCTGATATATCAACTCACCTGGACTCCCTGGCGAGTGGTCTGGAGAAAAATTATAGTGCAATGCATCGAGCAACAAAGTTTGTTATGACGGAACTCAATGTTTTGGATTCGGCGATCAGTTCGGCAGACATCAGAAAGGAAAGACCTCTGACCAACGGTGCTGGAAAATTACCTTTCTAAAGGGCTGGTTAGAATCTCTTGGAACAACACATCAAATTTCCACATCTGCagcaaaatcaagaaaattgGAAGTTTTTAGCTCTATCAAACATTACATAAAATTTGTTCAGAAATCAGGGGAGTGGATGGAGTCAGTCAGGAAAACACGGCCTACTGTATCTACGTCCAAAGATATATGGTAGAACTATCACACAACATCCACCAATCTTTTCGTCAGATCAAAAACAGATCACTATACTACAGACAATGCACATTCCTCAGCATCCAACACAGTTCATTCAGAAATTCCTCAACAAGCTGTATCAGTGGGAGTATGAACTTGTCAAAGCAATtcgcactccaaaggagtccattgttctctgctactgaaagtagcgcagccttgggttgcaggaccTTTCAGAAAGAAGAGCTtgctaacaccaggactctcatacAAATTGGTCCATgggtgattacatatatatatatatatatatatatatatatatatatatatatatatatatatataatgcgggaaatggcgaatagtttgaatgaaagaaagaaagatatatatatatatatatatatatatatatatatatatatatatatatatatatatatatatatatatatattttcatactattcgccatttcccgcgatagcgaggtagcgcttagatcagaggactgggcctttgagggaatatcctcacttggccctcttctctgttccttcttttggaaaattgaaaaaaaaaaaaaaaacgagaggggaggatttccagcccccccgctcccttcccttttagtcgccttctacgacacgcagggaatacgtgggaagtattctttctcccctatccccaaggaatatatatatatataatatatatatatatatatatatatatatatatatatatatatatatatatatatatatatatatatatatatatatatatatgatggaagtaCAATGGGTGAAGTGCATTTCGAAGAAATCATCCAAATTTAGGTAAGGTCTCTCGTTAGCCCTGGAACCAATGCCGTGGTTTAAGGTATAACTTGTGCTGTTTCACTGTTTGCGACTTTAGTAACTTTAACCTAAAACAGCCTCTTTATATCGAcactttctctttatttttccacTGAAATCTTAAATCGCTTTCCAAGCTTCTCCGCCTTCTTGATTGtagagtaatgagagggtaaaatGGAAGGATACCGAGTTGACCGTCAGAAATAATTGAGATACCCTTAAAATGTTGGTAGAGAAAACGTTACAATTTTAGAATGATTTTGAATGTAGTATGAATTGTCAGTTCTTATTCACACGAAAGATTGAAACTCCACACGTAATAATGACAGTAAAATATGAAGCAAGAGATTAATGCGGCAGAGTCAATGGATATATTTGACGGAAGTAACAATGCAGACAGTGGACCGCCTCATAGAAATTATAAAGGAGGTAAAGATGATAGAATCTGATAGTCCCCATTAATTCGTATTGGTGCTCAATTTTATGATTTTGGTTAATAAACATTCCATCAAAATCGGGAACTCTAGACGATTTTGCAAACGAAAACAATGATGGACACATGGGCCGCACTCCACCCAAGCATTTGGATTCAACCCCCCCAAAGATATGAAAACGCATTATTTCAATAATTAGTATTTGAAACTAGTATTTGGAGAATCTAACAAAAAATGGAACATTTGATCTGTGAAAGAAAATGTCAATTCTAATTTTCTGTGAAGTCATTGTAACCTTCTTGAATTGTTTTCTCAGGAAGAAATTCAAGATGCATCTTATGATTTTTAAACCTCCTAATTGATATTAGATATTTCTAGCTCGGGGTGAAGACTAGTTTATTAACATATCTTTTACGGGGGCTGAAGAAAGTGACACAACGCAGGTTAAAACCGAATAAGATTTTGTTTGAATATATTTAAGAttaagaactcaggttcctcgaTTTGCATTGTACGGTATGATAGCGGATGGCTTCCACTGAACGTTAGAAACAATAGTAGAAAAACACATGTTTTTATAATTTGATATTAGAATAAGTCCATCACCTAACCCACTTCCAATTTTTGAGCAGATATGAATGATAACAATGTCAACAAAAGCTGTGGTTGTGAGTGCGACCATAAAGCTAGACGCACATGTTTGGGTGTTACATTACCTCCTGTATTTCCTCGATTGAAGATGTTATGATATATTCTGGCTATGGAGGTTGATGGTTTCCCTACAAGTGATCTCAGTAAGTTTAACTAAATATTTATTTCATGAATTCATAGGAAAGCTTGATTGTTCGTGGACTAAGCCAGGCTACGATAACCAAGTAAACTTTTACCATTACTTGGTATGCTTATCCATGATGCTGTTACAGTTAGTGAAACACTTGTAGATTATATGTTAGCTTATTTGGGCTGGATACAAACAGTGAACGTATTTTGATGTTTGGTAAGATTGTATTTCAGCGGGAGTGATCACTGCAGGAAGGGTAGTTTGTTTGGGGGGTTCATAGGTCTTTTCTGTGGTCATTTATCAGTTTAGCTCCGCAACATTATTGTCTGAGGATGGTTACCAGTGATTTTCTTCTGCAGTACCAGTGCAGTGTgtagtacagtagtacagtaaaAATTATGGTGCATGATTTTAATGATTATGTTACATTAGATAAAGTTATTGTAGTATATCAGGGAAAAGGTGGAATTATTTAACGTAGGTGATATACTTGTAAAAAATGAATAGAATCTGTGAAAACCTTGTAAATGCACTAGGTCAAATTTATCTTACTTATCACATTCTTatccaagtataccaattatacccatGCTTAAGCACATCGAAAATGTATGTCATCTAACAGGCGACACAGAGGTTAATCGTGTGGTCTGCAGCAGCAGATGAATTTAATGTTGGTGTATCTCTCTTAGTAGATGAGTTTAGGTAAAGTTTTTATAGATTCTATATTACTTTTACATTAAGTAAATCACAAAATATTCTTGATACACAAAATGCTAGTTGTCTTACTTGATACCATTTTATAGAATTTGATAGTCCAAATTATGTTTTgcatttgttcatttattttatAAATACAGCAGCAGTACAGAACAGTTATATGTTATTGGAAGATGATAGCAGTACAGAATGAAGCTGAGAAATTATCCTTTCTTTTTACATATTTCTGGTATTCTGAGGACCCTGAGTAAATGTAACCTAACATTTTTTTAAAGTGATCACTGCAGGTAGTATTAAGTTTTGCTAACTTTCATACTTGTTGATGTGATATTTATTGACATTGATGTTGAAATCGTAGCGTCCTTATAGTACACATTTACCTTCACATAATCTGCTGTACAGGGGTCCTTAAAAGTAGAGCTTCTCAAGAGTAGCCACTATATGTCAGGGTTAGCTAGGTAAGGATAGGGTAGAATTGGTTTGAGATGATATGTCTAGCTATTTACATATTGTGTGCAAACAAAAGCCAGGAATTTCCATAATTTACTGAAAAGTATGAGTTTTTTTCATAAGACATCTAATATTTATGACTGTTCTCTTTCATAAGACAGCTATTATTTATGATACCTGGGTTTACAAAAGTACAAGCTTTATATTCTTCAAGCAGTAATTTGTTTTTTCAAGATAATAACTTATACTTGTGTGGTGTTTAAAGGAAATTTCACTAGGAGTCAGTGGATTTCATATGATAATTTAAGTATTACTCTAGGATTTTCTTGTTAGAAAATTATGCAGTCAGCATCCTGATTTGCCATTTATAATCTTGTTACGTGCATTATATACTGTTACTCCATGGGCGTGTAGGATATTTTATTTTGCATCTACTTCAGGTAATACTAACAGcagatttttgttattttttttcttcataaacattaaaaaaaaaagaaagacataacGTGCCCCAACTGATTCATTAGGAGTTAGGTACCCACTAGAAGCATTGCACCTTGGTTTTATGTTCTGTTGTGTTTTCCTTTCATAAACATAACCTGCTGATCATCTACTATACCAGAAAATCTTGGCATCCCTTTGGTTCGAGCTTCTCTTGTAGCAGGTTGTGAATTACCACCAGCTGTGAGGGTCATTCTCAAGCTGATGACCTGTCATGTAAAGTATGTTTACCATGGCAGCTGCTCTTCAAAAAGATTTTCTTACCCTTGGGAGGTGCCAGCAGAAATGAGTGCTAAACTCTTATTTCTGCTGGCACACTTTTTAAACAATGGCTACTTCCGCAGTTTGCTCAGTTTGTTCGTAATGCTGCCCCTCTAAGGCAGGAGAGGCAGTTAGATATCTTAGGAAAAGAGGTacatcattcttttttctctttcactttaagGTGAAAGAGAGCTTGAGCGAGGAACTTTTGATGAACCTGATGGAGGTGATGATCCTGGAGAAGAAGAGGATGGGGAGAGTGAtgaagatgaaatgaatgaagatgaTGCATTAGATGAGTCTGATGAATCTGATGAGGAATTAGACACTGGAAATGAAGAAGGGAATTTGGATGAAGATACTGAAGAAAAAGTGtcaaatgaagaaaagaatgtgaATGAAGATGCTAAAGAAGAAGAATCAGGTGATGATAAGTCGGAAGAGGCTAGAGGTAAAGATGTTAAAGTTAGCACAAGTGGAGTCATGTCTGTACAGCCATCAGAACAGGTGAGTCTCCTTGTATAAACTTTAAAATATATTACTCATATTCCTGATAGTTACTGTTTCTATAAATGGAATTACCAGGTACAGCACTTGCGTACTCTTGTTGTCTGCTGTTAGTTGGACTGTATTGAAAACATTTGTGTTTGATTGCAAGGTATACCAGAACTCGTAATATCTGTGTAAAAAACAGTGACTGAAAGATTAAGATGAATTATACAATgatgaaatgatattttgaaaatcTGGCAGAGCTCTAAAACTCACATATCAAAACATAAACGTTGCACTTAGATTTCAAGTGCCTCTTCCTTGTTTCAGGTGAAATATCTTATTGTTTCTGCATTCTTTCCTCTAAAAGTGCTTGTTGATGGATGGAGTGGCTGTATCTACCATATTTAACTGCATGTCTGATTCAGTTGTATATTTTCAATCTTGGTTCATATCTTTTGAGTGCCATTGGTTGTTCCTGCTCCAAAGTCCTGTAGTAAAAGTAAAATGAGCTTTTAATGAATTGATAATTCCCTCACAAACATTACAATGATGTCCATAAACttactatatttttgtgtactTGTTCATACATTTCCCTCAGCAAAACTAGTAGATATTCTGACAGTATTAGTCAGTGCTTTCACTTTCATATTGTTTTCTTTCATAGCTTCCAAATGTTAGGCCATATTATATGTAAGTAGTTTTTATATGCTTTAGTCCTTTCCTCACTCCACAAAATCAAATCTGCACTATATGAACTTGGTGCATACACTTCTGAAATTTACTACTGTATCACCAAAGCAATGAATTAAATTTGTTTGCTCCTATTTTAATGAGTAGATTACCACAAACATGAGTTGAAAAATTCAAGTTGAAGAATATGGCATGGGAAGAGATTTTATACTATATAATAGATACAAAAAATAATTAGAAGTACCACCCATACTGAAACAATTAAGTGATATAGTTCATTTCATATTAGATATAACCCATAGATAGATGAGGAAGAGATTGTATACAGTATGATAAATACAAAAGATAATCAGAAGTATCACTCTTATTGAAATAACTAAGTAACAttgttcattcatttcaaactTCATTAAAGACATAGGTAAAGTTGCTTTTTGGTTGAGTGCATATACATTGGTACATTTGTAAACAAGCTTCAGATACTGTACAGAACTGTATGTACTTGTTGATCACATGAAAAGTTTACTGAATTTCTAATCGTTTCTTGGAAAAGATTCAAGAGAtctacacacacactgaaatttaCCATTTAGGTGAACTAATGGGGGCTCCACTGGCCAGTCAAATTCATGCTTTTGAGCAAAAACCTGTGTGCACTCAATTTTCTGATAAACAAACTGCATAGTAATGATGCTCCAACTTAGCATTTCCATAACGTGGAATTGCATCTTCCCATTTCCCTGACTCAGGGGGTCTTCATAATGTTTGGGTTATGAAGTTTCAACTTTCAGAGGGCCTGGTTTTGGGAGGTATAGAGTCACTGTACCCTACATAGATCAGTTTAAAGATCATTCATATTTAGAATGTACTTACTCTACTTATGCAAGCACCAGTAATATAAAATGCACAGAAGACTTTATGTATGATACATTACTGTGCAAAGTTTTGTTAGTTATATGAATTATAATATTGTTTTCAtttgaattatatattttatatacaagGTTGACTGTGATAGAAAATCTTtttgggagtgctcatcctcctcgaaggctcagattggggtgtctaaatgtgtgtggatgtaatcaagatgagaaaaaaggagagataggtagtatgtttgaggaaaggaacctggatgttttggttctgagtgaaacgaagctcaagggtaaaggggaagagtggtttggaaatgtcttgggagtaaagtcaggggttagtgagaggacaagagcaagggaaggagtagcactactcctaaaacaggagtggtgggagtatgtgatagagtgtaagaaagtaaactctagattgatatgggtaaaactgaaagtggatggagagagatgggtgattattggtgcatatgcacctgggcatgagaagaaagatcatgagaggcaagtgttttgggagcagctgagtgagtgtgttagcagttttgatgcacgtgactggattatagtgatggatgatttgaatgcaaaggtgagtaatgtggcagttgagggaataattggtgtacatggggtgttcagtgttgtaaatggaaatggtgaagagcttgtagtttatgtgctgaaaaaggactggtgattgggaataccttgtttaaaaagagagatataaataagtatacgtatcagagtaggagagatggccagagagggttattggattacgtgttaattgataggtgcgcgaaagagagacttttggatgttaatgtgctgagaggttcaactgtagggatgtctaatcattatcttgtggaggcaaaggtgaagatttgtagaggttttcagaaaagaagagagaatgttggggtgaaaagagtggtgagagtaagtgagcttgggaaggagacttatgcgaggaagtaccaggagagactgagtacagaatggaaagaggtgagaacagaagatgtaaggggagtggggctggaatgggatgtatttagggaagcaatgatggcttgtgcaaaagatgcttgtggcatgagaagcgtgggaggcgggcaaattaggaagggcagtgagtggtgggatgaagaagtaagattattagtgaaagagaagagagaggcatttggataatttttgcagggaaataatgcaaatgagtgggagatgtataaaagaaagaggcaggaagtcaagagaaaggtgcaagaggtgaaaaagagggcaaatgagagttggggtgagagagtatcattaaattttagggagaataaaaagttgttttagaaggaggtaaataaagtgagtaagacaagggagcaatgggaacttcattgaagggggctaatggaaaggtgataacaagtagtagcgatgtgaggagatggagtgagtattttgaaggtttgttgaatgtgtttgattatagagtggtagatatagggtgttttggtcgaggtggtgtgcaaagtgagagggttagggaaaatgatttggtaaacagaaaagaggtagtaaaagctttgcagaagatgaaagccggcaaggcagcgggtttggatggtattgcagtggaatttattaaaaaagggggtgactttattgttgactggttggtaaggttatttaatgtatgtatgactcatggtgaggtgcctgaggattggcggaatgtttgcatagtgccattgtacaagggcaaaggggataaaagtgagtgctcaaattacagaggtataagtttgttgagtattcctgggaaattatgtgggagggtattgattgaaagggtgacggcatgtacagagcatcagattggtgaagagcagtgtggtttcagaagtggtagaggatgtgtggatcaggtgttttctttgaagaatgtatgtgagcaatacttagaaaagcaaatggatttgtatgtagcatttatggatctggagaaggcatatgacagagttgatagagatgctctgtggaaggtattaagaatatatggtgtgggaggcaagttgttagaagcagtgaaaagcttttatcgaggatgtaaggcatgtgtacgtgtaggaagagaggaaagtgattggttctcagtgaatgtagggttgtggcaggggtgtgtaatgtctccattgttgtttaatttgtttatggatggggttgttagggaggtgaatgcaatagttttggaaagaggggcaagtatgcagtctgttgtggatgaaaaagcttgggaagtgagtcagttgttgttcgctgatgatacagcgctggtggctgattcgtgtgagaaactgcagaagctggtgactgagtttggtaagtgtgtgaaagaagaaagctgagagtaaatgtgaataagagcaaggttattaggtacagtagggttgagggacaagtcaattgggaggtaagtttgaatggagaaaaactggaggaagtgaagtgttttagatatcttggagtggatttggcagcggatggaaccatggaagcggaagtgaatcatagggtggggggggcaaaagttctgggagcgttgaagaatatgtggaagtcgagaacattatctcggaaagcaaaaatgggtatgtttgaaggaatagtggttccaacaatgttatatggttgcgaggcgtgggttatggatagagttgtgcggaggagggtggatgtgctggaaatgagatgtttgaggacaatatgtggtgtgagatggtttgatcgagtaagtaatgtaagggtaagagagatgtggggtaataaaaagagtgtggttgagagagctgagggtgttttgaaatggtttggtcacatggagagaatgagtgaggaaagattgaccaagaggatatatgtgtcagaggtggagggaacgaggagaagtgggagaccaaattggaggtggaaagatggagtgaaaaagattttgagtgatcggggcctgaacatgcaggagggtgaaaggagggcaaggaatagagtgaattggaacaatgtggtataccggggttgatgtgctgtcaatggactgaaccagggcatgtgaagcgtctggggtaaaccatggaaagttctgtggggcctgtatgtggaaagggagctgtggttttggtgcattattacatgacagctagagattgaatgtgaacgaatgtggccttttttgtcttttcctagcgctaccttgcgcacatgaggaggttgttatttcatgtgtggcggggtggcgatgcgaatgaataaaggcagacagtatgaattatgtacatgtgtatatatgtatatgtgtgtgtatacatatgtatatgttgagatgtataggtatgtatatttgcgtgtgtggatgtataggtatatacatgtgtatgtgagtgggttgggccattctttcgtctgtttccttgcgctacctcgctaacgcgggagacagcgacaaagcaagataaataaatgcctcgcaaacgtgggagacagcgacaaagcaaaatagataaataaataagtagataGTATTACTGTACCCTACATTGATTTGTTCAGAGATTATTCATATTTAGGATGTACTTACACTACTTATGTAAATACCAGTAATGTAAGATGCACAGAAAACTTTGTGTAACATTACTGTGCAAAGTTTTTGATAGTTATGTGAATTATAGTATTGTTTTCCTTTGAATTCGATAATTTATTGGTGAGATTAACTGGGATGGAAGATCTTTTTACTATGAGAGCAATTAGGATGAAAGACAATATAATATccttgttttcttattttttcaaattTCAGTAAATTACAAAATGGCAGTGATATAAGAAAAGCTATAACCTGCTTGATTCTTTAGGTATATTTCATTTACTTTGCTTCTGTTTTTCAGAAGAAGAAGCAAAACAGGCACATTGTTTTTGATGAAAAGGATTCTAATGATTTACCTCTTCCTGAATTTCTGGGTAAGTACAGCAGTTCATATGAGTGTGATTGGTAAATCATGAATGAAATACTTCATAGATCATGTGTAGATAGATTGTGTAAGTATTTTGAAATCATTTGTGTGAAAACCTATTTTTCATTCCTGAGTTTTCTTGTTTATCTCTCCAGTTTGTCTCCTGTAAACAATATGGAAAATACTCAAGTCTGAGAGGTCTTTTCAAGTACCCATTGGATGAAAAAGATTAATTTTCTGTCATCTTTTGCATTCCACAGCATCATGTAGAAACAATAGGATTGGGTTAATTACAAAACTTGACACCATATCAATGATACATTTTCAGGAAACTAGTCttcatattttcaggaaaatagtCCTCATATAGGCTAATCCATATCTGAAGTAGCCATGTTTTGTTTCATTCACTTGAAATTCTGATCTTTTTCTGTGATTACCTATCAGAGTCACAGTACAGTATATAGCCTCCAAATCTAACATTTACATGTTATTTTGTAGAAAGTAGCAAATTGGAAGATGGAGAGCCCGAAGATTCTGATTCTGATGCAGCACCTGAAGAAGTCACTCTTGCTGTGGGAAAGAAGCTAGCAGATAGGGAAGATGTGAACAGAAAGAAAGAATTGCAGAAGAAAAAACATCTGGTCAAGGAAGATAGAAAGAGGAAACATGTTAGAAATAAGCTCCAACAAGAACAGAAGGTATGTAAGAGAGACTGATGATTTTCTGTAGATATGAACAGAAGGTGTGTTGTAAAAAGGGAGATTGATGATTTACTGTAGATATTGGAAAAGAGGTGGTATTTGTCTCTGCCTGCGTATAGTTGCACCGCAAGTGAAAAATATCACTTTCGAGAAGTTTGTTTCAtcgtcagtggatgaaaaggagtacattTTCATTGAGGAATTCCTTGCTCTGAAGGAGTCCAGTTCTCTTCTGATTAAGGCTGCAAGAGTGCCGTAAAGGGAGTCCTAGAGATTTATGATAAATGGTTTAGTTGATTAAAAAGATCTTGGACAAGTGAAAAACTAGTGGGCAAAGTGATGTGTATTAAAGTATGGCATTTATTGAATGTATCATGGAGTTAATGGttatcattaaaatatgaggaatacCAGATGTATTAGAAAAGAACAATGACCAGGGAGgcatattaccaatactacctgcctggatatcaggagggttagtgatatctgctttagtggttgtcaagttgcactcctctgagccaggtagctgtattttctctctgcctcactagCATGTGGACTActtgtattctgtccacaaagatacaatctctccttgtcaaatgtaacacttgacagcacttaattCGCacggctcattcttcataacactAGATTATCCTTTGGTGAGCACTTTGTGCTAGCcctatcttttggcaaaatggtaggagtggtAGATAGAAGTTATGAAAATTTAGGAAAGAGCGTAAAGTATAAACTTTAGGTAGacgtagtaggtaggagcattagatagaagtggtTATTAGGAACATAAGGGAGGAGCCTCAGCAAATATTGCACCAGACTTGCCATTTTCCAGTaacctgttaaggttgaggcactaaaggctaagaagcagctctGAAGTTCTTTATTTATGGAGGCTTTTTGCTGTAGCtactcctttgagggagttccagttggaatgggcttagagatagatagatgaatagatagaacaAATGTTTTGAATACTGAAAAGCCACCTTCTGCAGTATATAACAGATATGTAGTtattattctttctcctataaccccagggataacttaATTTCAAGGATATTTAATGGTAAATGAATAATAGAATTTGAAATGACACTAAAATTGCTGGTGCAGTTCATCCTtcgataaaagataagaaaatcaGACAAAAAGTTAAATTGCCCCTTAACTCTGATTATGAGAAAACTGGGCTACAGCTGTAGATGCAGAAAACATGAGAAAAGAATTAAAAGCATATTTCATTCTCATTTGTTGGTGAAGATGGATGCAgaaggattgaaaaagaaaaattaattctTTTTATGTTC contains:
- the LOC139755853 gene encoding uncharacterized protein isoform X2, with amino-acid sequence MEVDGFPTSDLSERELERGTFDEPDGGDDPGEEEDGESDEDEMNEDDALDESDESDEELDTGNEEGNLDEDTEEKVSNEEKNVNEDAKEEESGDDKSEEARGKDVKVSTSGVMSVQPSEQKKQNRHIVFDEKDSNDLPLPEFLESSKLEDGEPEDSDSDAAPEEVTLAVGKKLADREDVNRKKELQKKKHLVKEDRKRKHVRNKLQQEQKRERLENLNSKRLPKNFLEAVVAEQKKQPGKKAIKKLRKKKKVKKFTDKCNTADVNVEEGLTTSQCGVHVQTLKQETEKNIFIAKQAEAFIKEVQYGKRVMRIESKELHQMEVRRQKSGKNILVKKL
- the LOC139755853 gene encoding uncharacterized protein isoform X1, whose protein sequence is MEVDGFPTSDLSERELERGTFDEPDGGDDPGEEEDGESDEDEMNEDDALDESDESDEELDTGNEEGNLDEDTEEKVSNEEKNVNEDAKEEESGDDKSEEARGKDVKVSTSGVMSVQPSEQKKKQNRHIVFDEKDSNDLPLPEFLESSKLEDGEPEDSDSDAAPEEVTLAVGKKLADREDVNRKKELQKKKHLVKEDRKRKHVRNKLQQEQKRERLENLNSKRLPKNFLEAVVAEQKKQPGKKAIKKLRKKKKVKKFTDKCNTADVNVEEGLTTSQCGVHVQTLKQETEKNIFIAKQAEAFIKEVQYGKRVMRIESKELHQMEVRRQKSGKNILVKKL
- the LOC139755853 gene encoding uncharacterized protein isoform X3, which codes for MEVDGFPTSDLSERELERGTFDEPDGGDDPGEEEDGESDEDEMNEDDALDESDESDEELDTGNEEGNLDEDTEEKVSNEEKNVNEDAKEEESGDDKSEEARGKDVKVSTSGVMSVQPSEQKKKQNRHIVFDEKDSNDLPLPEFLESSKLEDGEPEDSDSDAAPEEVTLAVGKKLADREDVNRKKELQKKKHLVKEDRKRKHVRNKLQQEQKRERLENLNSKRLPKNFLEAVVAEQKKQPGKKAIKKLRKKKKVKKFTDKCNTADVNVEGKELHQMEVRRQKSGKNILVKKL